GATACTGCCTTCGGCAACCAGTCCTTTGTCACCGCGAACACTGGTTCGACGGTCAGTGACGCCGTCGCCGTCGCGATCGATGCAGACAACAAGGTTGTGATTGCGGGCAACACCCCGAGTGCGGTCGCGGTCGTCGCGCGGTTCACCCCTGGTGGCGCTGCCGACGCCTTCGGCACCGCCGGCGTTGCAACGATGACACTCGGTAGCGGCCTCGTTCTCACGGGGATGGCGGTGCGTCCCGACAAGCGGATCGTCGGCGCGGGGGGCGCCGCGCCCGACCAGTACTTCTTGCTCCAGCTCGATGCGCAGGGGGCTCCCGATGCGACCTTCGGCGCAACGGGGATCTACAAGAACTCTGGCATTCGCATCGACGCGATGACCTTGGATGCCGCTGGCCAGATCGTCACCGCCGGACGCTCAGCTCAGTCGTTTCGAATCGCGGTCTTCGGCGCGAACGGTGGCGTTGTAGGCGCAGGCTTTGTGGACGTGAGCGCGAATGTGATCCCGCAAGGGATCTACATGCTGCCGGACGGCAAGGCGCTGGTGGTCGGCATCAGCCAAAAGGCGCCGACGGACAAGATCTACCTGGCGCGAATTTGGATGTGATCGGCGTTACAAGCAGGGCTGCAGCTTGTTGGAAACCGTTCCCGTCACGTTCTGGCAGCCGGAAACTCCCGGGTTGTCCGCGCAGGTCTGGAGGGTGCCGGACTGTCCGCAGGCGACGTTGCCAAAGTACCCCTCAGCCGGTCCGTCACCGGAGCAGCCGGCTGGGTTGCAGCCCCAAGCCATGTTGCAAAAGAGCGCGCTACACAGCCCGCCGGGTGCACATCGACCGCAACTCTTGCCTGATACATTGGCGTAGAACGGCGTGGCGTTCCCGTCGCAGTTGTAGTCGTACCCGCCCTTGCCCTTGCGCGGGACGTCGAAGAAGTTGGTCTGACCTGGAAACGCTTTGTTGTCTCCATCGTCGCAGTCGGTCTTGTTGAGCACGTACTTGGCCGGGGCGGGGCTGCTGCAGCCCAGCGCTGGCGCGTTGGGGTCGCCGAACCCGTCCCCATCGACGTCTGCATAGTAGGTGACACAACTCGCACCAGCCGCGCAGGTCTGACCGTTGCACTTACAGCTGCCGCTTTCGCAGGTGAAGCTCTGGTCGCAAGCCGTCGGGCAACAGAGTCCGGCAACGCAGTGGCTGCTCTGGCACGCGCTATCTTTGGGGCAAGTGCCGCCTATCGCGGCCTTGATCACGCATTTGGGCGTATTGCACCAGTTGCTGCTGATGCACTCGGCGTCAGCGGTACAGTTCGACAGGCAGCTGTTGCCGGAACACTGATACGGGTCGCAAGGCTTGTTGATCGTGGTGCAGCTACCAGTCGAACTGCACGAGTAGTTGCTCTGCGTCGCGCTCGCGCACGCCTGGGCCCCGCACGATTTCGAGCTGTCCGGATAGGTGCACGCGCTCTTGCCGTCGCAAGTACCTGCACAAGGGTCTGTCGGTGTCCCGGCGCCAACACAATCGCCCTCCGGATCGGTGCCCTGAGAGTACGGAGTGCAGAAGCCTTCCTTGCCTGAGACCTTGCAGCTGCGGCAGTCGCCTTTGCAGTCGCTCTCGCAGCAAACCTGATCGACGCAGTAGCTGCTCTTGCACTCGGTGCCGTTGGCGCAGGGCTTTCCGTTTTCCTTGCCGCTGCCGCCGTCGCTGCCGGAGGCGCCGCCGCTCGCGGTACCGCCGCTGCCGCTGCTTCCCGAAACACCACCGGTGCCCGAGCCCGCGGCTCCGCCCGTTCCTGTCCCCGCGACGCCGCCCGTTCCTGTCCCCGCGACGCCGCCCGTATTCGAGCCCGACGCGCCACCGCCGCCGCCCGAGCCTCCCGTGGTGCTCGCGTCACCGGCGCTCCCGCCGGTGTTGCTCTTGCCGCCGGTGTTCTCGGTGCTGAAGTCGTCACCGCTGGAGCACGCCGGAACCGCAACGCACACGGCCGAGGCAGCCAGACCGAAGGTGAACGCCGCGCGCAGCGCCGTTCGAGAAAAGAAAGCAGTTCTGTGGCTCATGAGCCCTCCCGAGTCGCCCAGAATAGCGCCTCATTCAGTAGTTTTCACCTGGCGTTTGGGCCAGGTGACGTCGGATTTGGCCAGGTCGTGCCCGGGCTGGGTCGGGTTGCGGTCTTTCTGCCCCGTGCCCACCCTCTGGGGTTGCCCACCCTCGTCGCCGCTGCGCGGCGCCGGTCCCTCCCAAAGCCGTGCTCGCGGCTGCGCCGCTCCGCGCGGCAGGGAGGGACTGTGACCTGGAGGGGTCTGCTCGAGATTTGGCGGCGCGATGACTCGCTGCGTCGGTTGGGCTACCGCGTGCTGCGCGTCGGGGCGGAAGAGGTGCGGGCGGACGTGCACGAGGTCGTGGCGCGGGTGCGGGAGGTCATCGCTCAGGGGTGAGAGTGTGCAGGCTGACGCGCACGCGCCTGCATCACTTCTGCTCGAACTCTTTGCCAGCAGGTCCGGCCGTGCCCTCCGGAGCAGGATTCAAGTTGGAACCTTGCACCGCGCCGCCGGGCCCTTTTGCTCCGCCAGTGCCTTCGGCGAGCACGGTCGAGGGAATGCTGGGCTTGGTTCCGTTCCACACGAGCGCGTGGCTCGCGCCACCTGTGGCGCCGGAGCCGGAGCCGCCAGGGCCGCCCGTGCCGCCAGCACCGCCCGGACCGCCAGCCCCCAGACCGCCCCCGGCAAGACCCCCGCTTCCACCACTCTTTCCGCTTCCTCCCGGCGCGGCGCTCCCGCCCTTTCCGCCGTCGCCACCCTTCTTGGAAGTGAGCGAGCAACCGCTCACGGTCACGTCGCTCTGCCACGAGAGAAGCGCAACGCTCGCGCCGCCGCCCTTGCCGCCGGTGCCCTTGCCGCCGCCGCAACCCGCCATTCCGCCCGCGCCGCCGGACGCGCCGATGCACGACCCCGAGCCCGCGCTTGCACCACCGCCGCCGCCGCCTTGGCCCGGGAAACCATTAGCGCCGTCGTTGCCGTTCGCGGGAGTGAACCCGGACGAGGTGAAGGTCCCGCTCGAGGCAGCGGCGGTTGCGAGCGTGCCGGAGTTTCCGTTGGAGCCTGCTACACCAGCCGTTCCGTTGTTCGTGCCTGAGCCGGCGGCGCCGCCGTTTTTGATGTTGGGCGGAGTCACGCTGGTTTGGGGCAGGCCAGCGGCTCCGTCTTCGCCGGCAAGGCCCTTGTTCGCCAAACCGCCATTGCCGCCCTTCGATCCGCACGTGCTCGCGCCGGACCATTTCCCTCCGTCCTGTGTGCCCGGCGCACTCGTACACGTCGCCGCCGCGCCATTCTGCGCTGCCGCCGCGTTGTCACCATCCGGCCCTTGCGTCCCGTCGCTGCCCGCGTTTCCAGCCTTGCCGTCGCCAGCGGTGAGCGACACGTTCTTGAACGCGACGCCCTTCGAGCTCGCGACAATGGCGCCGAAGCTGCTCTCGCCAGAGTTCGCGGCGTTCGCTGCGATGATGTCGAAGCTCTCGACTGT
The genomic region above belongs to Myxococcales bacterium and contains:
- a CDS encoding DUF559 domain-containing protein — translated: MTWRGLLEIWRRDDSLRRLGYRVLRVGAEEVRADVHEVVARVREVIAQG